The Aspergillus chevalieri M1 DNA, chromosome 5, nearly complete sequence genome includes a region encoding these proteins:
- a CDS encoding uncharacterized protein (COG:S;~EggNog:ENOG410PYXB): protein MKLIASTNLYFIRYDPRALAPPVAKRYLGAPFHPIRPKIAHMYDTRDQNTLWWRVAIYPLQQYRRVVRSWSARRTRLAFEQALEARGFDREGRRISNNARGTGKTKMSGNLTGSLEIIAREATIREQYPTIQKEMSSALDALLRAKRQQNQATGDSNKRKKRERVPDTR, encoded by the coding sequence ATGAAACTAATTGCATCGACAAATCTCTACTTCATACGGTATGACCCGAGGGCGCTTGCACCTCCTGTCGCCAAACGGTATTTAGGGGCACCCTTTCATCCAATTCGACCTAAGATTGCCCATATGTACGACACCAGAGATCAGAATACATTATGGTGGAGAGTTGCAATATACCCCCTGCAGCAGTATCGCCGTGTGGTCCGTTCGTGGAGTGCTAGGAGAACTCGTCTTGCGTTTGAGCAGGCTTTGGAAGCGCGAGGGTTTGATCGGGAAGGCCGGAGGATATCGAACAATGCTCGGGGTACAGGGAAGACCAAGATGAGCGGGAATCTGACGGGGTCGCTCGAGATTATCGCGCGAGAGGCGACGATTAGAGAACAGTATCCGACAATTCAGAAAGAGATGAGTTCGGCCCTCGATGCCTTGCTACGAGCAAAAAGGCAGCAGAATCAGGCCACCGGGGATTCTAATAAACGCAAAAAGCGAGAACGCGTGCCGGATACCAGATGA
- the gup1 gene encoding glucosamine 6-phosphate N-acetyltransferase (COG:M;~EggNog:ENOG410PNHJ;~InterPro:IPR016181,IPR039143,IPR000182;~PFAM:PF13508,PF13673,PF00583;~go_function: GO:0004343 - glucosamine 6-phosphate N-acetyltransferase activity [Evidence IEA];~go_function: GO:0008080 - N-acetyltransferase activity [Evidence IEA];~go_process: GO:0006048 - UDP-N-acetylglucosamine biosynthetic process [Evidence IEA]) produces MTNVTLATTSVPVATKPVPTAQNGVETPLFSTNLISPEVLAALPPGYTIRPLRRSDFQRGYLDVLRVLTTVGDVDEDKWNQRYDWISSRNDEYYLLVVCDDAERIVGTGSLIVERKFIHSLGLVGHIEDIAVEKGQQGKKLGLRIIQALDFVAARVGCYKSILDCSEANEGFYVKCGFKRAGLEMAHYY; encoded by the exons ATGACAAACGTTACACTCGCAACCACCTCTGTCCCCGTGGCCACCAAGCCCGTCCCCACCGCGCAGAACGGCGTCGAAACCCCCCTCTTCTCTACCAACCTCATCTCCCCCGAAGTCCTCGCCGCCCTTCCCCCCGGCTACACAATCCGCCCTCTCCGCCGCTCTGACTTCCAACGCGGCTACCTCGACGTCCTGCGCGTGCTGACGACGGTGGGCGACGTGGACGAAGACAAGTGGAACCAGCGGTACGACTGGATCTCCTCGCGCAACGACGAATACTACCTGCTAGTTGTGTGTGACGATGCGGAGCGGATTGTGGGCACGGGCAGCTTGATCGTGGAGCGCAAGTTTATTCACTCATTGGGGCTTGTTGGTCATATTGAAGATATTGCGGTCGAGAAGGGGCAGCAGGGGAAGAAGTTGGGGTTGAGGATTATTCAGGCGTTGGATTTTGTGGCGGCGAGGGTTGGGTGCTATAAG AGTATTCTTGACTGCTCAGAGGCCAATGAGGGTTTCTACGTCAAGTGCGGTTTCAAGCGTGCTGGCCTCGAGATGGCGCATTACTACTGA
- a CDS encoding putative aspartate transaminase (COG:E;~EggNog:ENOG410PMJZ;~InterPro:IPR004839,IPR004838,IPR000796,IPR015424, IPR015421,IPR015422;~PFAM:PF00155;~go_function: GO:0003824 - catalytic activity [Evidence IEA];~go_function: GO:0008483 - transaminase activity [Evidence IEA];~go_function: GO:0030170 - pyridoxal phosphate binding [Evidence IEA];~go_process: GO:0006520 - cellular amino acid metabolic process [Evidence IEA];~go_process: GO:0009058 - biosynthetic process [Evidence IEA]): MTILDKMGPVATDEIFDLNREFFNDTYPQKASLGVGVFRTNEGKPWPLPVVREAEQRLFDEDSISRHEYTAIEGDMAFVRLARDVLFNFHGKEDSDAQKADKERIASVQTVAGTGANHLGAIFLARNMKPSKVWLSDPSWANHETIWEQAGVPRAKYPYYNPATRLFDFEGMIAKLEKEGQEGDVILLHASAHNPTGLDPTKEQWKAIADLCERKKIFPFFDSAYQGFASGSLEEDSWAVRYFFNEKPHLEMCVAQSFSKNFGLYGQRVGAFHYALSNSEKQLNRTVVDNLCHLIRGEFSMGPSAGCSIVKKVLTDENLTAQWHENMKQMASRIQSMRRALYDELVRLGTPGNWEHIVQQIGMFSYTGLTPEQVQALKEKYHVYLLKSGRASISGLSTENVAYIAKAFDDVVRNVN; the protein is encoded by the exons ATGACGATCCTCGACAAAATGGGCCCAGTGGCCACAGACGAGATCTTCGACCTCAACCGTGAATTCTTCAATGACACTTACCCCCAAAAAGCCAGTCTAGGCGTGGGCGTCTTCCGCACCAACGAAGGCAAGCCATGGCCTCTGCCCGTAGTGCGCGAAGCCGAACAGCGCCTCTTTGACGAGGACAGCATCTCCCGCCACGAGTACACGGCCATCGAAGGCGACATGGCCTTCGTGCGTCTCGCGCGGGACGTTCTGTTCAACTTCCATGGTAAAGAGGACTCTGACGCGCAGAAGGCGGATAAGGAGCGGATCGCTTCTGTGCAGACTGTCGCGGGGACTGGTGCTAACCATCTTGGTGCGATCTTTCTCGCACGCAACATGAAGCCGAGTAAGGTGTGGTTGTCGGATCCGTCGTGGGCAAACCATGAGACTATCTGGGAACAGGCGGGTGTGCCGCGCGCGAAGTACCCGTACTACAACCCTGCTACCCGCTTGTTTGATTTCGAGGGTATGATTGCCAAGCTGGAGAAAGAAGGGCAGGAAGGCGATGTTATCCTTCTGCATGCGTCTGCGCATAACCCCACTGGTCTGGACCCCACCAAGGAGCAGTGGAAGGCCATCGCGGACTTATGCGAGCGCAAGAAGATCTTCCCGTTCTTCGACTCGGCGTACCAGGGTTTCGCCTCGGGTTCGCTCGAGGAGGACTCCTGGGCTGTGCGGTATTTCTTCAACGAAAAGCCGCATCTGGAGATGTGTGTTGCGCAGAGTTTTTCCAAGAACTTTGGTCTCTATGGCCAGCGTGTTGGTGCTTTCCACTATGCCCTCAGCAACTCCGAGAAGCAGCTAAACCGCACTGTCGTTGACAATTTGTGCCACTTGATCCGTGGCGAGTTCTCCATGGGTCCGTCGGCGGGATGCAGTATCGTTAAGAAGGTCTTGACGGACGAGAACTTGACTGCTCAGTGGCACGAGAACATGAAACAGATGGCTTCTCGGATCCAATCAATGCGCCGTGCTCTCTATGACGAGCTCGTGCGACTTGGAACCCCGGGTAACTGGGAACACATCGTGCAGCAG ATCGGAATGTTTTCCTACACCGGCCTGACCCCCGAACAAGTCCAAGCCCTGAAGGAGAAGTACCACGTTTACCTGCTCAAGTCCGGCAGAGCTTCCATCAGTGGCT TGAGCACGGAAAATGtcgcctacatcgccaaggcCTTTGACGATGTTGTCCGAAACGTGAACTAG
- the CHS5 gene encoding putative chitin biosynthesis protein (Chs5) (BUSCO:EOG092612CC;~COG:L;~EggNog:ENOG410PGHB;~InterPro:IPR031669,IPR036420,IPR003961,IPR001357, IPR031673,IPR013783,IPR036116;~PFAM:PF12738,PF00533,PF16892,PF16893;~go_function: GO:0005515 - protein binding [Evidence IEA];~go_function: GO:0046983 - protein dimerization activity [Evidence IEA]) has product MIEFPSVLLPNNIASGSIVDITVARNHAAEATSASDFQSLQKRILNTYGIKTPSPPVLRLRNATQTSLVLEWDPIDLATASLKSLSLYRNGSKAGSIPRPTETRSTKISGLAIHTEYTFHLVLRTTAGTYQSEKLTCRTHKMTDLSGITVTPGILPPQQKEALAAALDRIGGKLIDTVRIDTTHFVCTEGRGPLWQKAVEMNIPVVVPEWVDACEAEGTIVSVRGYYLNADPKARQLGPIHGSSQHQHNASTASIATTAQTQAPSQNQTQTNLQTLPSRERGQSTTSEQPVTPFPGQPTNGQPKAEEQEVSDSEQSPPPPPPKDDAPEAPEKEEAKEETPEASTQPEQNGDSKPSEATSPDKKEEQPEQNGTAKEPENASPENKSANEEPVGDVEKKLKGKQSEGDFNEVPL; this is encoded by the exons ATG ATCGAATTCCCCTCCGTCCTCCTTCCTAACAACATCGCCTCTGGTAGTATCGTCGACATCACAGTAGCGCGCAACCATGCCGCTGAAGCTACCAGCGCGTCCGACTTTCAGTCGCTTCAGAAACGTATCCTGAACACCTACGGTATCAAAACCCCATCGCCACCCGTCCTCCGCCTCCGAAATGCCACGCAGACATCGCTAGTCCTAGAATGGGATCCTATCGATCTGGCAACAGCGTCGCTCAAGTCACTGTCTCTCTACCGTAATGGCTCCAAAGCTGGCTCGATACCAAGGCCAACAGAGACTCGGAGTACCAAGATCAGCGGACTTGCTATCCATACCGAATACACCTTCCACCTTGTCCTACGCACGACTGCCGGTACTTATCAGTCGGAGAAGTTGACCTGTCGGACGCACAAGATGACGGATCTATCTGGAATCACTGTCACACCGGGAATTCTTCCTCCGCAGCAGAAGGAGGCACTCGCAGCCGCACTGGACCGCATCGGAGGCAAGCTGATCGACACCGTTCGCATCGACACGACTCACTTTGTTTGCACGGAAGGGCGAGGCCCGTTGTGGCAGAAAGCCGTGGAGATGAATATCCCTGTGGTGGTGCCGGAGTGGGTTGATGCCTGTGAGGCGGAGGGTACAATTGTCAGTGTCCGGGGCTATTACCTGAATGCAGACCCCAAGGCCCGACAGCTAGGACCGATTCACGGATCGTCGCAGCACCAGCACAACGCCTCCACGGCCTCGATAGCAACAACTGCCCAGACCCAGGCTCCATCCCAGAACCAGACGCAGACCAACCTTCAGACGTTGCCTTCGCGCGAACGCGGCCAGTCTACTACAAGTGAACAGCCGGTGACTCCTTTTCCGGGACAACCCACGAATGGTCAACCCAAGGCAGAGGAGCAAGAGGTGTCAGACAGCGAACAATCGCCTCCCCCGCCTCCTCCAAAGGACGACGCTCCAGAGGCtccagagaaagaagaagcaaAGGAGGAAACCCCGGAGGCTAGCACCCAGCCCGAGCAAAACGGCGATTCTAAGCCCTCAGAGGCCACATCTCCAGACAAGAAGGAAGAACAACCCGAGCAGAATGGGACCGCGAAGGAACCGGAAAACGCTTCGCCAGAGAATAAATCCGCGAACGAAGAGCCTGTTGGCGATGTAgagaagaagctcaaggGGAAACAAAGCGAAGGGGACTTCAACGAAGTTCCTCTTTAG
- the FUM1 gene encoding class II fumarate hydratase (COG:C;~EggNog:ENOG410PIAD;~InterPro:IPR005677,IPR022761,IPR018951,IPR024083, IPR020557,IPR008948,IPR000362;~PFAM:PF00206,PF10415;~go_component: GO:0045239 - tricarboxylic acid cycle enzyme complex [Evidence IEA];~go_function: GO:0003824 - catalytic activity [Evidence IEA];~go_function: GO:0004333 - fumarate hydratase activity [Evidence IEA];~go_function: GO:0016829 - lyase activity [Evidence IEA];~go_process: GO:0006099 - tricarboxylic acid cycle [Evidence IEA];~go_process: GO:0006106 - fumarate metabolic process [Evidence IEA]) produces MVSPALSSRAAVRSVASVTRSSPAVARAAVAFAPRTPASLSSRRALCSITRPQQFPRLQSFNNLSKRTFATTGRMAAETRTESDAFGEIQVPADKYWGAQTQRSLGNFDINQPQDRMPEAVIKAFGILKCAAATVNMKFGLDPKVGEAIKQAATEVAEGKLLDHFPLVVWQTGSGTQSNMNSNEVISNRAIEILGGTMGTKKPVHPNDHVNMSASSNDSFPTAMHIAAVVELENTLLPSLRSLRNALQEKVEKFNNIIKIGRTHLQDATPLTLGQEFSGYVAQLDRNIERVEASIPHLRYLAQGGTAVGTGLNTFKGFDEAIAAEVSKLTGTEFKTAPNKFEVLAAHDAVVEASGSLNTLAGSLFKIAQDVRYLGSGPRCGLNELLLPENEPGSSIMPGKVNPTQCESLTMVCSQVMGNHVAATIGGMNGQFELNVFKPSIIRNLLHSVRILADGMASFEKNLVHGLQANEERISTLLHESLMLVTCLNPVIGYDMASKVAKNAHKKGITLKESAMELKALSEEDFEKYVRPELMLAPKEKK; encoded by the exons ATGGTCTCCCCCGCCCTCTCGTCCCGAGCCGCCGTGCGCTCTGTGGCTTCTGTGACGCGCTCCTCCCCCGCAGTTGCCCGCGCTGCTGTGGCTTTCGCTCCTCGTACCCCCGCTTCTCTCAGTAGCCGTCGCGCTCTCTGCTCCATTACCCGACCCCAGCAGTTTCCTCGTCTCCAGTCCTTCAACAACCTTTCCAAGAGAACCTTTGCTACTACCGGCAGAATG GCTGCTGAAACTCGGACAGAAAGCGATGCTTTCGGTGAGATCCAG GTCCCAGCGGACAAGTACTGGGGTGCCCAGACCCAGCG CTCCCTGGGCAACTTCGATATCAACCAGCCCCAGGACCGTATGCCCGAGGCCGTCATCAAGGCTTTTGGTATCCTGAAGTGCGCTGCTGCTACCGTTAACATGAAGTTTGGCCTTG ACCCCAAGGTTGGTGAGGCTATCAAGCAGGCCGCCACTGAGGTTGCGGAGGGCAAGTTGCTGGACCACTTCCCTCTTGTCGTCTGGCAGACTGGTTCTGGCACCCAGTCCAACATGAACTCTAACGAGGTCATCTCGAACCGTGCCATTGAAATCCTCGGTGGCACCATGGGTACCAAGAAGCCCGTCCACCCCAACGACCACGTCAACATGTCGGCCTCTTCCAACGACTCTTTCCCCACTGCCATGCACATTGCTGCCGTTGTCGAGCTCGAGAACACCCTTCTGCCCTCTTTGAGAAGCCTGCGCAACGCCCTTCAGGAGAAGGTCGAGAAGttcaacaacatcatcaagaTCGGTCGTACCCACTTGCAGGACGCTACTCCCTTGACTCTTGGTCAGGAATTCTCCGGCTACGTTGCTCAGCTCGACCGCAATATTGAGCGCGTTGAGGCCAGCATTCCCCACCTCCGCTACCTCGCCCAGGGTGGTACTGCTGTCGGTACCGGTCTGAACACTTTCAAGGGCTTCGACGAGGCTATCGCCGCTGAGGTTTCCAAGCTCACCGGCACCGAGTTCAAGACCGCCCCCAACAAGTTCGAGGTTCTTGCTGCCCACGACGCGGTCGTCGAGGCCTCCGGTTCTCTCAACACTCTTGCTGGTTCGCTGTTCAAGATTGCTCAGGACGTCCGTTACCTCGGATCCGGTCCCCGCTGTGGTCTGAACGAACTGCTTCTCCCCGAGAACGAGCCTGGCTCGTCGATCATGCCTGGCAAGGTTAACCCTACCCAGTGCGAGTCCCTCACCATGGTCTGCTCCCAGGTTATGGGTAACCACGTCGCCGCCACCATTGGTGGTATGAACGGTCAGTTCGAACTCAACGTGTTCAAGCCTTCCATCATCCGCAACCTGCTCCACAGCGTGCGCATCTTGGCCGATGGCATGGCCAGCTTCGAGAAGAACCTGGTTCACGGTCTCCAGGCTAACGAGGAGAGAATCAGTACTCTCCTCCACGAGAG TCTGATGCTTGTTACCTGCTTGAACCCCGTTATCGGTTACGACATGGCCTCCAAGGTGGCCAAGAACGCCCACAAGAAGGGCATCACTCTCAAGGAGAGTGCTATGGAGCTCAAGGCTCTGTCAGAAGAGGACTTTGAGAAATACGTCCGCCCCGAGCTGATGTTGGCCCCCAAGGAGAAGAAATAA
- the TIF11 gene encoding translation initiation complex factor eIF1A (BUSCO:EOG092652Y6;~COG:J;~EggNog:ENOG410PN1R;~InterPro:IPR001253,IPR006196,IPR018104,IPR012340;~PFAM:PF01176;~go_function: GO:0003723 - RNA binding [Evidence IEA];~go_function: GO:0003743 - translation initiation factor activity [Evidence IEA];~go_process: GO:0006413 - translational initiation [Evidence IEA]) yields the protein MPKNKGKGGKNRRRGKNENDNEKRELVFKEEGQEYAQVVKMLGNGRLEALCFDGEKRLAHIRGKLRKKVWINQGDIILLSLREYQDEKGDVIMKYTADEARSLKAYGELPENAKINETDTYGQEGLEDNVEFDEDRESDEEDKEIDVDEL from the exons AtgcccaagaacaagggAAAG GGCGGTAAGAACCGCCGACGTGGTAAGAACGAGAACGACAACGAGAAGCGCGAACTCGTCTTCAAGGAGGAAGGCCAGGAGTATGCGCAGGTCGTGAAGATGCTGGGTAACGGCCGTCTGGAGGCTCTTTGCTTCGACGGTGAGAAGCGCCTGGCACATATTCGTGGCAAGCTCAGGAAGAAGGTCTGGATCAACCAGGGTGACAtcattcttctttctctgcgTGAATACCAAGACGAAAAGGGCGATGTTATCATGAAGTACACCGCCGATGAGGCCAGAAGTCTCAAGGCCTACGGCGAGTTGCCCGAGAACGCCAAGATCAACGAGACCGACACCTACGGCCAAGAAGGACTCGAGGACAACGTCGAGTTCGACGAGGACCGTGAGagtgacgaagaagacaaggagatcGATGTTGACGAACTCTAA